The genomic window ATTCGCCTTCCCAACCGCGGTCGGGGTGATCGCTGTCTCCTCGCACTTTTGCCCCTCCCGGACGATGGCGACGCAGCCGAAAATAGGCACTAATACGAGGGTCGGCACCCATGTCGTTGCGGGTGCCACAATGTGGGATGCCGTGAGCCGTAATAAAGGCATCGCCCTCTTCAACGAGCAAGGGTGTAGGCTCCGGCCACATGAGACCATCGGGTGTGTATTCTGCGCCTTCTCGATAATGATTAGCGATCCATTCCGGCATGTAATTAATGCCCACTCCCTTATCGCCAACGCGTTTTAAACGCGGCCAATCAGGACCTTCGGGGCCGATGACGCCGCCCTGGGCGCGTTGCCGGCGAAAGAATTCCGCTGTGTGATGATGGGCACCGCGGAGGACGGCAAAGTTGCCGTAGCCAAATTTGGATTGGTCGCTCAGGACCACGCCGACGAATGTGGTAAAGCTACCGATGGAGAGCGTGCAATCCGGGTCCTGAAACAAAGGCGAACCGTTTATCCCGATCACGCTGGCGCTACGATCACCAAAGTGCGGTGTTTTGGGCGCGTACCAATCATCTACTTCGTCCGCCGCTTTGGGAATGGGTCCCGTCCACTGGCCGTCCAGATGCGGGAAAAATGCATGATTGGGCACTTCATCATCCGGCAGGCCGTGGATACCAATTTCTCTGGTTGGCTCGCGCGGATACAGAATCGGCGCAAAGCCATTTGTCGGAGGATCAAATGGCCCCATGGTGTTGGTGAGCACTTCGGTTAGCGCCGTTTTGTTAATGAGATCTGTGATGATGTCTTCGCTGCCGACGAAGCGGTTTCTTCTTTTGGGCGCATCCATCGTACCATTCACAATTTGACCTGCGGTGATATTGACCAGTCGTCGGGCACGGTGGGTCAGCTCTTTGGGTACGATGTTTTTGAGAATAATGAATCCATCCCGATAGAAAGCGCGTTTTTGCTCAAGGGTGAGTTCGACAGGATGGTCTGAGCCTGTGTGTTTCATAACTGGCCTCTCTCTGGTTTAGATGGAGATAAACCATTTCAGGAGTTTCAGTGTTTGGAACTGGTGTCTCGATTTAGTCAAAAGAAAATGTCGCGGACGGATTGAAACGGGCGATCCCTTGTGTGTCTGCGGCTGGATTTGGATTTTGTGGATAATAATCGGGGATTTCTGTGCCCTTCCTCGCAAGCCTGACGGCCAATGAGATTCTTGGCTCGCCATACTCAAAAGGCAGGCTGCGATGCATGATTTGAGAATGAAACACCGTGAACTGGCCTCTTTCCATTGTGAGTGTGCCGATCCTATCATGGACGAGTTCTGGCACTTCTTTTACAAATCGCATATCTCTGTTCCACCCATCAATGGGTTGATGAGATCCCTTCACATATTCGATGCGGCCAGCACCATACCCAATGTCGGTCAACGCAAATAGAATAGAGAAATGATTGGTGGTGTCATAGAGATTGACTTGATCGCGACCATTTTCGTATGCGCGATCGTGGTGCCATATATTTTCTGACACGCCTTCAGATTTCAGTTGAAAGACGCTACCCCAGATAAAAAGATCATTGCCGAAATGTTCGGACACCACGGACTTCACATTGTCATCGAGACAGAGGTCTCTCATCGCCTTGAATTCCATGTGTCTATCGATCTTCGTTCTAAATTGGGGTTCTTGTCCTGCCAACCGGCGCACGATATTTTCCTGGCGTTGTAGCGCTTGTAGTTCTATCCCGACCTCACATACGGCATCGACGAGGGATTTGTCTGCCAACTCAAAAGGGCCAGTTAAACCATACTGTTGTAATTGCTCAATTGACATTGTTGCTCCTTTCAAAGAGTTTCTATTGGAAAATAGACCGTTGGATTGTCCGCGTCACTCAGATGCTTTCGCTCGTTGCCCCAGTTGTCTGCTGTGCCATTCCAGTATCGGGTGTCGGAAGGCGAGTAGGAGAAGAGGTAGGACCAGCGCGACCTGTCAGTGCTGTTGACCGGAGCGCCATGGATTGTGTACCCGTGATGTACAGTGCAATCACCAGGCTGGTAATGGAACGGAGGAGAGAGCTCCAGCACAGACGTCAGATTTGGAAATTGCTCGAGCAGG from Gemmatimonadota bacterium includes these protein-coding regions:
- a CDS encoding phytanoyl-CoA dioxygenase family protein; translation: MSIEQLQQYGLTGPFELADKSLVDAVCEVGIELQALQRQENIVRRLAGQEPQFRTKIDRHMEFKAMRDLCLDDNVKSVVSEHFGNDLFIWGSVFQLKSEGVSENIWHHDRAYENGRDQVNLYDTTNHFSILFALTDIGYGAGRIEYVKGSHQPIDGWNRDMRFVKEVPELVHDRIGTLTMERGQFTVFHSQIMHRSLPFEYGEPRISLAVRLARKGTEIPDYYPQNPNPAADTQGIARFNPSATFSFD